The genomic segment CAGTAGCCCAACCTCAGTCAAACCCAGTAACCACTTCATACAACTTGGCTTGAATAGAAATACAGGAATCATAAACAACCCTATGCCATATATATTTGTCAACAAGGACTCCACAAATTCCACCAAACGAAAGTGTTTCTTCCATTGGTAATGGAGCCGcgcaaataaatatttagtttattgagataagattataattttaaaataattaacatggtttgatagcatatcattataaaaatatgctaaataaaagatattttaagaaAGATAGTAGTTTACACAtgtttaaatcaataaatttaaagacAAACATGCTTAAATTAACtaacttaaattaaaacaagaaggTACTTGGGATATTTAATGGGGTATCCAATGTTGTTTACCAAGAACACTTGACTCGCTGCTTCTGCAGTGGCCCGAGATGGtgcaagataaattttaaagatcaGCTTGGGGATTAATTTCCAGTAGTACTACTTGGGGTATTTGGTtgttaagaaacaaaattatttttgaggaGGGAACTATAAgcttatttgattgtttttccaCCATCTTTCATTGCGTTGCTATTTGGTTGCATACTCTGGATTCAAActtcatttatatagaaaatgacCTCTTGAGATCTTCTGATGGCATCAAATTGTggtgtaataagaaatcttaAGTAGTCTCTTTGTTGTTTGATGTAGTAgatcatttttttcccttttttttctaagtctattttttttttcatatccttGTATTTCACTTTAGCTATTGGCTTTATGGCATTTTCAATATACTCTTGAtgattatacaaaaaaaaaacaagaagttacTTAATTGTTAAACCactttaaattaatgaattttaatttttccaattttattaaaataaggttttgtgaattttaattctGTATAAATTGCatacttatgatttttttcaaaaaatcaaacttgataATAACTCATGGTTTATTAACATttgcataaaattataattcacataACCTAATCTGTTATGCTACACATCACAAGATTCaagcaaattattattattattattattattattattattatcatcatcatcatcatcatcatcatcattatattcattttaaagagACCATcacaaagatatttttttccctataaACATATCACTcttaaaaagtataaatttatcattttcaaaaatcatcttaaaattatttttgcttaaCAATAAGTCAGACTATAAATTTTCTAATGTTAGCAATGCAATACATTGTTGAGGGAGAAAAACTTTCTGAATATTATATTCAGTATGACCTTTCTAACACCTAGTACTTTAGTggaaaacatcattttcttggGGCATACATGTCTTGTAACACTAATATCAACTCATCACTGTTTAGGATTGTATAATCATGTTgactttaaaaacatcaaacacaCTCATTTCTAAAATTAACCAGTGAGGAAATCAGTCTCATTGATATTGGCgctaataataatttcttttcttaggTTGTTTTGCTGAGtcttattttgttcattgtGATTTGTTCAATTATCACCATTTCACTTATGAATTATattgtatattaaaatagtattatgTGAATAATACTTTTCCTAAGtaagttcttaaaaaaaaatttaagggctTAAAAACGCTTTCGATTAAAACTTAACCTCTTTAGACAAAATTTACTAGATTGTATCTATTCATTGCACTGACTTTTTGCATATGCAAACAGTAATATTCACATGAATAATATTGTATACATGAATAAATTTGACCAGATAACTTTGAAGTCAtctttagaatttaaaatttattaacaataaacCTTTTCATTACGACAACTTCAACCTTGAACTTTTTGTTAAAAGTTTTTCAAAGTGTCTCTGCATTCTTGATTGAAATATACACATCACATTGTGTATAGTTTAATCTattcaaaatgtatttttttaacgcGCTAAATCACTATAATCTCGTATATCCAAGGctactataataataaaattaaatttattatttaataactttaatatttttcatataagaaCTTAACCAAGTTTGAGGTGGAcatataaatcaatattttatgttgttactttttaaagattaattcaTTTAGCATTTTAGATTTCTCATTAGACACCACAAAAGGTGATGTTAGAATCTCAACTACTACTAGTATTTACTGAAGCAATATTGGTTAGAAAACATATTCTAAAAACATATCCTAAAAATACAGGTAAGGTCTTCGTTTATGACTGAAGGCGTGTTATAAGTTATAACTAGGAGTTTTAGATTTTGGCAGCGATTTGGATCTATTAAAAAGTATTTGCAGTGACAATTACATAAGGAAAATGATTAAGGAGGTGGAACCAGATTTCCTTATATTCTgattttaatttgagttaaattcatgtttttgaGGTAGAATTGTTGTTTGTTAATTCCgagttctctcttttttttagatagtttttttaCTAGGGTATTTTTTTCccaatataagattttttttaatcttatttttctttatcaattttttttttcaatataaaatattaaatacaagaagaatattttattttttttaacatagaatTGGAAGTTAtgtttcttgcataaaaaatagatttttttttctaggataagatttttttatttaattacttaaagaaggcattttttttaataaaaaatcttttaaaataaatttttaaatttgattatttataacataatatcttCCGTTggctttatcttcttcaaaaaccttaaaaaatgcTATTTTTGCTATTCCTTTTTCACATCAATTCTGCACTCTAGCCTACAATCTTTTGTACTTCTGAATGACTGAATCTGTGTTTGCTTGAAGGCGCTTCCACCTTCTATTAATTTGACTTTGAGTTCAGAATGGAAATCATGCCCAAGAAAATGTGAGCAAGTGGTTACGTAGGAGTGATTTCAATCACCAAGACAAGTTACTAGCTTCCGGGGCCCTTATCTATTGCAGAATATAGGATGGAAGTCTTAAAGGAGACTCATTTTACATGTTCTGCTGGCATTGCTCATAACAAGGTTGGAAACTgcgtttttttaattattattattacttttgcTTTGTTGTATATTGAGTATGATAGATTCATTATATTGATGAATGAATGGAACAAGATGATAACGgtttatatgaaaatttttaGATGCTGGCCAAACTTGCAAGTGGCATGAATAAGCCTGCACAACAAACTGTTGTGCCCTCCTCATCTGTAAAAGGATTGCTTGAATCATTGCCAGTGAAGAAAATACAAGGCGTTTTGAGAGGGAAGCCGGGGACTTCATTTGAAACTTGTGCGAAAACCGCTGGAGACCTCCTGCAGTTTTCAGAGGAAAAGCTACAACAGTGTTATGGCCTAATACAGGATAAATATAGATCAAGTAACTATTCTGTTGAGTTTCTCTGACAGAGCTTTCTATGTTATGACATGCAAATTTGAAATTGGTTAAAACTCCTGCAGTAATTGTTGCTTCCGGAAGGCttaaaatatgtttcttttcCAAAGTTTATACTGTATCATATTTTAACTGTCATAAGATGTATTTTTCACATATTGTTGTACTCCCAAGTCCCAATCTTCTaactttatatgttttttcGGCCATCCATGGCTTATTTAGTTTAACATTAATCCTGTGCAAATACCCTTAAGCTTTATATGTAACAGCTTGCTCCCATTGACATTTTTCAAACAATTGCAACATGCTGCcgctaattcctttttttttttttcacgtgaATTCCAGTACTTGGTTATCGAACATTACGAGAGGAATCAATGGGGAAGAAGTTCAGGGCCGGCTTCTCCCCAAGAGCCATGATGCTGGGAAATCATTTTCTGGTCCACGTTCTTTGAAGACAATTGCTTCTGTATGAATTTCTTCTTAACCAAATGGAATAATTTTGCGCATGATGCTGGATGTCATTGTTCATCTCATGCACTCAGTAACTAAAGCGTTTGTGAGCTCATTGGCCAGTCTCTTACATGCATTTCACTAGTTGTTGCTTTGCTGCAGTGATTACTTCAACAGTAACTTGTTTCGAAGCAGTggcatttttatattaaaaaaaaaggtatttttttttaattcatgatatttaaaacatagttttgaaacctgaTCTGACTTAATGGATTGACCTGAAACTTAACTGACTAGGAGTTCTAATTAGAATCGAGCCGgatgtaaaaaaataagagaagtcAAAAACCCGATTTCAACcatttgactatttttttaaccaaaacgatgtcattttgatttctaaaacaaataagatTGACTCgggtgacccggtcaaaacccaaCGATCTTGGCAAAACCCGTAACCCTGGCTTTGAGCCGGGTCAACTATCgggtcgggtttaaaaactctgATCGAAAGTGAAAACCATCTCTTTTGAATATCTCTTTTCAAGATAAATCcataaacacaaaattaaaattattggtgATTAGAATCCGTaatcttaaaagttttttttctttttaatttttctaatgattttttctatctttactCAGTTTTTAGtgacaaaaatataataaaaataaagtttagaactaaaatataagaacatacaGGAATAGggatggaaaagaaagaaattgaatctTGAGAGATCGCATAGAAATTTTGCTTGCCTTGAGGAAAAGGGTCTCGTGACTCTCGTCTCTCCCTTCATGTCAATTTCTCTGTTTATACTTGCGTGTTTtctaatttgataataaaaaatattctcaaatcaatttataaattaattaagattaatgTTCTTTTCTGGATCTATTGTGTGCATCGGATATTACAAGTGATGGGAACAAGGATAGCCTACATTTATAATACGTTACTATTCGAAACGGTGAAACCGCGTAATCTTGGTATTGAGAAAAGAGTCGACTGTCGCGCGATTCCCAACTGTCAAATTGACAAATTGTGCAGAACTTGATTTTGGACCGGTGAGAACTATCATCATCTTGCTCTTAACATCTAAATTGGGTCTGAAGATCGACTACCATACTTAATCAACACTTCAAGATCTTTTATCCAATTAGAACTTGTCAACAGCAACATACCAGTGCTTTCTTAGCGGGGTCATGTGCATCTTCTCTGTCTATAAAATGCCACTCCTTACAAGAGGGAACTAGTCCTAGCCAACAATCGAGGGCACTAGCTGAAAAGGCCAAGAGAGGATTATCAATGGTGTCAAGCAAGTATACAAAGCATTCCGAAAATCGTGAGGTATGGGTACTTCTATGTTcttgaaattcaaattcatgctgatgttttttttttcttacgatAAATGTATCTATTTGGTAAAACACATTTTTCCCAGAAAAGAGgagtaaatagaaaaataaagaggcTGAAAGCAGAGATGGAAGAGATTAGTAAGCAACAAGTAAGTATCAGACAAGGGCAAAAGGAAATGAGAGAAAGGTTTGTTGAGATTGAATCAGAATGTGATCAGCTCAAAAAGGAGACTGAACTTATATCTCTTGCAAGTGACAACGTTCAATTTCGCCTCAATATCATCTTCAAGATCTTGAAAGCGACAGAAGAGAAGGATTTCGGTAAAGCTGCTGATCTTACTTGCTCTCTAAGGTTGGTGTTCGAAACCCCTTCTCACAACTAAGGGTTTATttgttttgctaaaaatattcaggaggaaaatattttctacgaTCATTGCAAAACAAACACTAAAATATTTTCTCCGTTTATTGCAATTACTATCATCACCATTGATATCAGTACAACTACCATTTTTTTACTAatacattaaatattttatatcaccATCTCACTATAATCATTTAACACAATATAATTACCgtcataacaaaaaattaatggcTATTACACACtctagataaaaagaaaaaaatgattgcgAGACgcacatattttaattaattgtgcAATTATGCTAGTTTGGGAAAGTTTTTCTCAACTATAgtagtttgaaaaatattatttctactATGCTAATTTAGGATAAAACTCCGAAtgcaatataatatatttaattcaagTAAAATGCACAGAAAAtttggaaaggaaaaaattaatagagaaaataaaaggcgATAACCTCATTAGTAAATTCACTTGGTTCCCAAGAAAAATAGCAAGCCTTTATAGTTTGTTACcaataagtttaaaaaacctAACCTAATTATTGTAATCATCAGCTAAgataaaatgtttaatttttaatgaaaacttttaagataatttataacCTTTTAATGTTGTTTGCAGGAATAGTTTGGTTTCTGGTAGAGGATGATGATAGGAGATAAGtcgttgttattattattattttatatatatatatatatatatatatatatatatatatatatatattattctttttaatagaTGTTAGTTTTATAAGTAAGAATTGTTCACCAAGTTTGTGGACATAAGTTGCTTGTAGGAACAACATTGTTGCTTAATATTTGTACAATAATGCAAGTTGTatgtgttcttttttatttatacaataaaattatgaattgattTATGATCAATGGATGTAAGCTAATATTGTAAGGAAAGGATGAATCTAGGC from the Populus nigra chromosome 1, ddPopNigr1.1, whole genome shotgun sequence genome contains:
- the LOC133691255 gene encoding uncharacterized protein LOC133691255, whose protein sequence is MVSSKYTKHSENREKRGVNRKIKRLKAEMEEISKQQVSIRQGQKEMRERFVEIESECDQLKKETELISLASDNVQFRLNIIFKILKATEEKDFGKAADLTCSLRLVFETPSHN